One segment of Terriglobia bacterium DNA contains the following:
- a CDS encoding DUF3473 domain-containing protein: MKHCASIDLEDWYSDVEHVTPADPAAFASAFNRQLECIESIFDKANVRCTFFTLGRTAERYPEWIKRLHAAGHEIASHGYGHDLLSDLNPSSFRDDIRRSLDVISAIIGVRPKGYRAPYFSLGQGQSWAYEVMLEEGMLYSSSVFPFPGRHYGIGDHSIVPVTVARPGGTLVEMPLSVVKLAGRRLPVAGGGFWRAMPRASIAIAAGMIARENRPLVLYLHPHEFDPQPLHSHKGLARNVYVNLGRQSIASKLSDMLKRFPFAPMCAVVDELSQRGSI; the protein is encoded by the coding sequence GTGAAGCATTGCGCCAGCATCGATCTCGAGGATTGGTACTCGGACGTCGAGCACGTCACTCCGGCCGATCCGGCGGCATTCGCCAGCGCCTTCAACCGCCAGCTCGAGTGTATCGAGTCGATTTTCGACAAGGCCAATGTCCGCTGCACCTTCTTCACTCTGGGACGTACGGCGGAGCGTTACCCCGAATGGATCAAGCGCCTGCACGCGGCTGGTCATGAGATTGCGTCGCATGGTTATGGGCACGACCTGCTGTCGGACCTGAATCCGTCTTCGTTCCGCGACGACATCCGGCGTTCGCTTGATGTGATATCCGCCATCATCGGCGTTCGTCCGAAGGGGTATCGGGCACCATATTTCAGCCTCGGCCAGGGACAGAGCTGGGCATACGAGGTGATGCTGGAAGAGGGCATGCTTTACTCATCCAGTGTGTTCCCGTTTCCAGGTCGGCATTACGGAATCGGGGATCATTCGATCGTGCCGGTAACAGTGGCGAGGCCGGGCGGAACGCTGGTCGAGATGCCTCTCTCCGTTGTAAAGCTTGCAGGCCGGCGATTACCTGTTGCTGGCGGAGGGTTCTGGCGGGCAATGCCGAGGGCTTCGATCGCCATTGCCGCTGGAATGATCGCGCGGGAAAACCGGCCGCTGGTGCTGTACCTGCATCCGCACGAATTTGATCCGCAACCGCTGCATTCCCACAAGGGCCTGGCGCGCAACGTTTACGTCAACCTCGGGCGTCAATCGATCGCTTCGAAGCTGAGCGATATGCTCAAACGCTTCCCGTTCGCGCCGATGTGTGCCGTCGTCGATGAATTGTCGCAGCGCGGCAGCATCTGA